Sequence from the Phragmites australis chromosome 6, lpPhrAust1.1, whole genome shotgun sequence genome:
GTCTAGCAAAAACATCTCGGCCCAATTTAGCTAATTGCTGCACATTTTGCTCTGAGCCGGCCCAACAACAACTCCTGCTGTGGTCACGGGCGGAGCCCTCCGGGACACGAAAGGACAGGTGTCCGGGTCGGATCCACGTCATCACTACTCTTGTTATCCCATAGGCCATATCCATCacgcaaaataaaataaatagaggAAAATAGAAAAGGTAGGGGATCCGAAGTTGTCAAGAGCTCCGATCCCACCCACCTGCGCGCTGCGGATCGATCGACTCCGATTCCCTCCCAAATCGGCCCCGGGAATCCCAACGCGCAAGCGGAAGAAGGGAAGCGGGCGACGCGAAGCGAGCTCGAGGTGATGAATTGTTACGGTTTATGGACGGAACAAGCAAGGAGCCTCTCCACAAGGTACGACGCGCGATTCCGATTTAATCCCCTGTTGTTCGGAAGGACCAAGTGTTTGTTGATCTATAGCTTCAGTTCAGCCACACGGGACGCACTGGATTTGGACGAACGCCGCTTGTTTAGGAAGGAAATTTTGGGCTCAGAGGCCCGTTGTTTACATTGTTGGAGGTGTTGGGAGAGTATTGTGGCTAATCGTGGTGTACTTTGGCCAGCAAAGGCGGATAGAGTCTGCgccatttttttttggttggttTGAATTGGAGGCTTGGAGCTGCTTttgcgtgtgcgtgtgcgtgaTCCCCACTACTAATTTTGGCGCTACTGTATTGCTTTGCTGCTGCCTCGCTAGTGGAGAGCACAGGGCTGTATCATGTATGGTCGGTTTGGAAGTGGCCAAAATTAGGCGTGCTCAACTGTGGCCTGTGACTTCTTTAGCCTGCTGATTTGTAGCATCCCAGTTTGCGGCTGTCATACTCGTACATGTACGATAGCTTTCAGTTCACATTTCCTCGCAACATTTACAAATTGCTTATTTAGTGCTGATCAGAAATGCAGCGGCCAAAATGATCCCTATTTAGATGTAGTTTTTTCATGACTCATGAACCAGACAATGGCTAGTTGGCTACCATGAGAACTCTGTTAGCTTGCAGGGTTGGCTATGGTATCGCTAGATGAACTGACTATCTTCATATCTTCTGAATCGTGTATGGCTCTTAACTGTTGCAAGCTTAACCTGCCGTTCTGGTTCCCTTGCCTCGCTTGCTAGCAAGAAAATCCTTGTAGAGGAGGAGAGCCAATTTGGTTCTCACAAAGCAAAAGGATCCTTGCACAAATTTAAGTTTCCTTGCTTGAttgaaccaaacatgccctctCTCGGTAATTCTCTTGTGTTGAATCAACAGTTTCATTGTGCTCCGGTACAGTGTTTGCCTTTGCGCACCGCTGCCCAGGCTTCTAAACTGCATGGTTTCTTACTGTGGTAGAACTCCTGTCTACATTGGTTCTCTGAAGAGCTGAACGTGGTACAAATACTGAGCTCGCCATTTTTTAATTAGGTTCTTTGCCTAAACTTGACATATTTGCATTAGAAGCTCATTGGTGGTGTTTACTTATCAATTCGACTAGTATATGGCTTCTTGCCTCAAGCCACACCtgttgtgagttgtgacttGCAGAAAGTGAACAGGTACCAACAGGGTTCCTTGGCAAGTGTGACTTCTTCGACTGAATTGTTTTTCTAGTAAATGCTATCTACTATGTGTATTTAGCTCGTATTGTTAAATGTTTTAATGGTTTTCTGGTGGTCAATAGGGTGTGAAAGACATGAAACAATTTGGCATGCGGTTGACTATATCTTTCAGACTTTCTCATGTAAAATGAGCATGACCTATCCCATATAAACACCCAGAGCTCGCGACCTTCAACAGGCACATTTTGTACTTTCATATGGGCAATCTTTTTCTTCACACAACACTCTTAGACTTGGTTGATATGTTTTATTTTGTGGTTCTTAGCTCTTTGTCGATATGTCCTACTTATCCGCAATTCACATGTACTGTGGGTTATAATGCCATCCGAACAATGTTAATTGAAATATGTCATATATGGTTCTCACCGTTATCTAAAAAATATGGTTTTCACACACTTACAGTAATTCACCTGTTTATTTGTTCTGTCTTATCCACTATCTTTATTTCATGAACTTCATTGTGATCACAGGACTACTACAAAGTTCTGGAGGTTGACTATGATGCATCTGATGACACTATCAAATTGAGTTATAGAAGACTAGCTTTGGTAAGCTGATGTCCAACCTATATTCCTCAAGCTAGTATTATGTATTATCCATGCAAAGAATGTCTGTAGATCAACTCATTGTAGCTCATGCTTCCTCCGTAGATGTGGCATCCAGACAAGCATAAGGGTGATAATGATGTCACAGCTAAATTTCAGGAGATTAATGAAGCATACAAGGGTATTCTTCCAGTCTGTATTACTTTGATACTTATAATCTTTTTAATCCTCCTTAGAACTAAGAGTGGATGATCTCACAACTACGCACAATTACCAACCGTTCTTACATGCTTCACTAATTTATCTCTTCGGTTCGCTTCCTTTTTTCAGTTTTAAGTGATCCAGCTAAGCGACTAGAATACGACCTTTCCGGCTGTTACGAGATCAATCAGTATACTTTGCGTGTAAGATTTTCTTGTTCTTTAGCCAGACATCAGTCACTTCACATTATCCTCTCCATAGCCCTTCTTAAATTCTCTGTCCTCTCTTGTATTTCAGGAGTACCTTACAAGATTTAAGGGTATGATACTTACCTGCAATGGCCTTGGCATAGATCATCCTTCAAAATGGTAAAGACAATTCAGTTGAACTCAGGCACCTAATTGTTTCGATTTAATGTTATGTTTTCTACTTTTGATTAATATTGGCAGCACATGTGTTGGTAGGTTCTGTTCGGAACTGTATGACgatgttatgtatttatcaTTTCCAGGGCCCGACATTTGAGGGAATTGAAGCCCCATTGATCAACAGGTACAGACCGTGCCATCACTGATGCTGATCAGATTTGCTGTTCTTTGTAAAACCACAATGTGTTTTGCCGCATACAATGGCACTTTGCCACTTTCTGCCACTAGAGATACATGTGCGCCATTTCCGGATGTAATTGTTGGTGACTGACTGGTCACGAATACAAAAGTAGCTCCTTTCTCATGATAAATATAACTCCAAAGAAGATGAATAGAAGGGACTACTTTAACCTCACAAAATTCCACTTCATGTCTTTAAGGGTTTTCTTCATTTAGTTTGATACAAGGAACTAGAAAGATGTCCTGTTTTTAGCCCAAATGGAAAGTAAATCAGAGTGCATTGCTGAAACCTCCTgagaccatctccagcagctactttaaattttcatcctcaaaaatactattacagcatcctctatcactattacagcgtctcttatttttttatctccagcagctaccccatttcctatcttctactcctctttttctctatcTGGACCCGTCTGCCAGCCTCTGTGAATAGTGCTGCTacagtgctgctacagtaccacGACGCGTTTTTCTGCATCCGGGCCCACTGGCAGTCCCTGGgagcagtgttgctacagtgatATACGCTGCTACAGTAGTCCGCAAAATACAGACCCCCTGCTCTGCTCTCCGCAACACTGTTcggcactgtagcactggatacggTATTTGCTGGAGTGCattttccagtgctacagtactccaCACTACCTTTGCTGGAGTTGGTCTGAGTCAACATCGCTACTGGAAGTCTTAGGTTAAGGACAATATACATCATTACTGAAAATCGTTCCATCTTTTTCAGACCAGCAGTTCCTTTCTTATAAAATCAGCAAGCGCCTTGCTTCTGAATTAATGTCAGCTATTGTCTCAACAATCGCACACAAGTGTGATCATCAAGTCGCAATGAATCATCAATAGCCTCACTGTTTCCTGTAGGGCAATTGCTGTGTGGTGTTTTACCCAGTGGGTTGGCATTAGCTATGCAAATTAGTGAACCTAAGGGCGTCCATTGATTCTTTTTAGTTCAATCAATAACATTACTTTTTTCAAAttaagtaatttttttaaaaaaaactagtgtAATTATTAAACCAAAGAGGGTCGATGGTTACctttgaattcatcaatttGCACCCCTAGTCGGCATCTATAACTGTTTTGTGCAATGGGCTTGATGTTAAGGGGCTACAAACGTGGTCTGCTTTTGTCCAAACGGAAACAGAAAACGAAAACCAGCGTGCATTTCTGAAACCACTAGAGTCAAGATCGCTCCTGTCGTATTTAGGCAAAGGACAAGATGAACTATTACTGAAACCCATTCCCTTTTTTCTCGGACCAACAATTCCTTTCTTACAGGAGTACCTTTCTATGCAATCCGTGCAATCAGCAGGTGGGTTGCTTCTCCTAGTGTACTCTAATCTCGAAGCGTTCTGACCGGTAAAGCGTGTTGAAGCTGCTTTTAGTCACTTCTAATACTGGTTTCTTAAACATTAATTATGTattcaactaaataaaaaataatgtaacAAGCAATTTAAAAATAAGGGAAAGCTTGtttcttatgaaaaaaaattagttctttgaGCAATCTTAGATGACTATGAGATAATAAATTGTATTGGACGTCTTTAGGAAATTaacaacatatatacatgtattgatAGCTTGTTTCTTAACAataatttctttatttctctTCTTAGACATCTTCTTTATTTCTCTTCTTAGACATCACCTAAGAAAAAGGTATGGGAAGTGGCTTTACGCCATCTCAGCTTTTGTCTCCGTAATCGCACAGGTGCGATCATCAATTTTCGCAATAGAACGCAACAGACGTTCTTTACATCACTTAGCTCAACTGTATCGGATCTCTGTTACAAATTAAATTCATTttacgaagggattttcgttctctttaGCATTTTAACGTTTGTTCTCTACAGTTATCATCATAAAAGTTATTCACTTCAGGACgcgattctctctccttttactTCACGAATCTTTTGGAAGTGAAACtgttgaaaatgagagaaataaagggaatatgaACAGGTAATGAAATCGagaagagaataaaatgaatgaaatatagttggagatgatcttagctCATTGCATCCCTTTATCTAGAAAAACCCTAAAATCACTCATGATGCTAACCATatagaaaatttgaaaaaaattatctttGATCATGAAGAGCAACCGGTGGCGATCAAAATAGTGAAGCACGTCTTTACCGAGGTTGAGGTCTGGACCTTAGGGGGGCACACCATTTAATGTGCCTAAGTTCAACTCCAGCAGAGTCTGCAAATCTAGTGATACAGTGTTTTTTGCGGATTACTGTAGCACCTGAAACCTTCTTCAACAGCACTctatctagtgctacagtatcaCTACAGTGTTGCGGGGAGAGAGTACGGAGCTGTGTTTTTGCCGGTATTGTTCACAAAGGCTGACTGTGAGCCAGAGCGAGAGGAGGACTGCGGTAGTACTGTATCAACACTGTAGCGATACTGTTTATAGAAGTTGACCGTGTATCCGGAGGGAGAAAAATAGTAGTAGAAGGaaagaaatagggtagctgttgaagatgaaaaaataagggatgttgtaatagtgataggggatgctgtaatagtatttttgatgatgaaaatttaaggtaactGCTGAAGATGAACTAAGGTGTGAGAATTGGGCCCttattttttctgtttttttggCTGGGCAGGTTTCACACTCAGGGTTTATAAATGTATTTGATCTTCAAAAATCGGCTCACGGTGATAACCGCGAAAACAGCGGTAAGCGTATACTAATTTAGTGGAATTCAGTAGAAaccaatcaaattttataattttttgatttttttaattttgaatttaaatttaaccgaaaactgattttttttttttgaccaaaTCGACCAATAATTTGTGAAACCTGTCCACACCCCAGCTTCGCCGCTGCTGTTGCTTTGTACCTAGCCCGTCGGGCTTTTCCGTTTTTTAATATAAGAGTCATTACGTTTCAAAAATCAATTCGCAATAGCATAGCCTCACTGTTTTGTGTAGCCTGTGGCACGGATTTGATTCCAGATCTCAAATTGGCGAGCTATCGTACCGGCTCCATGGCCCATGGTTTTCGTAGGGCCTCGCGATCGAGTGAAAACGGACGGCCGATAGGATCGGACGGTGCCGTGGGCTCTCGCCGTACGACAGACTTGATGAGCAAGGCAATATAATGTTGGTGTCAGACGAAATtgtccctcctcctcctttgtcCTCTCTCTGCTCACTCCAATATTTATCAACACCTATTAttatataaaaatcaagaaatattaaaatcgagtgaaaaaaataCAGTGAGATGATTATATTACCTCTAATCAATATAAGTATgagaataaataatttattagcGTTagagtaaatatatatatatttaagagcataacagaaaaataaattataaaatatttttattaccgTAATAAACAAACAATTTACGAAACGGAGTAGGTACTTTTGTTTCCCTCGTTGGGTCGTGGCCGGTGAGGTAAATTGAATGTTCGCGTGCACGCGGCGGACAAAAGCTGCGCTGGTCCATTCTGCTCTCGGCCATCCAGGACCATTCAGGCGGCTGTCAGAGCTGTGGTCAGCGGTCACTCGATGCACTACCTACCGTAGGCACCCAGCctggggcagcagatcgtgtgtTCTTTTCTCGGCTTTCCTATCGTGCTGCTGCTGAAAGATTCAAGTTTGTCTGTTTGGGGACGAGGTTTCAGTTGGGCCAGCGCTAGACATCCTTACGCTGATCATGCCATTGGGCTAAGAAagggcatcttgaccgtgaacCAGACGTTAACCTCACCGGACTATAGTTCATCATTGCGAGCATCTGTTCCCACCGAAATGACAGGAAAGCAGCTCGACGTAACGGGACGAGACGGGAGCTGTTACGGGATAGCAGATCAATTGGCACTTCCCCTGCAGCGCGTCGCGGCACGCGAGGATCCAACGCGGAGCGGACCAGGCCGGCACATCAGGattcgtctcggcgcacggtgCATCAGCTAGGGGCCTGTTTGGTTGTGCATATAGGTGTTTGTAGAGCTGCATGGTACATCCTACATGTACATGGAGGGAACCTCATTGGGGTCGTATATTTATGTAAAGAAGAAAGAACGTTTGATTACCTGCAGCTGGAGATACCAGTTAAGCTGAGTTTGTGTTTGTAGTCCAAATATGAGACTGTATGGTGGGGCTGAAAAAGCTGTGAAGATATTTGGTTCCTCATTAGGTAAGTGTAGTGATCTTGCACCTGAGGAGTGGTGTTGTTACCCTGTGCCTGAGTTTTGTAGGCAAGTGTGCATGCTTATAGCCAAAGAACTATACTATTGAGTCCACTTTGACAAAGCAAAATTTGTGCCGCTACTTATTTGGCCAATGCATCACTTCATCAGTTGCAAAAACATAAGAACAAATTCCAGTACAGACTACAAGCAGCACATCAGTGTGGCATAGTaaaatagaggatgaagaataaGAGGAAAACAAATTCCAGCAGCCCCTTACGAATCATACAGGGAAGGAACTAAGATATGAGCCACCAACCAGTGTTTTTAGCATCAATTGTCAGGCCTATGGCCATATTCGTTCTACAACACAAGGTAAGTTTCTAGAACAATTTCTCAATTGAACAAAATGCAAAATACCTCTCTAAAATCTAAACCAGTTGCCAGAACCATTTCGGTACACCTAGCATTAGGTTACTTCTACGGCATGGAGATTCAACAGTGACAAGTAAAATCATCTTAAGAGTTGTCTATCAGGTTATCAATCGAAGTTGGGTTGACCCCACCATTGATATTGCTTTCTTGATGGTTGACTCCCACTCTCCTCTCGGCTCCAAAAGTGAAATTAGCAGGAACATTATTTGGGCTGGCTCGCTCGAATATGGATGACATATTCATTTGGGTTGACACATGTGCTTggatatcactgctggttttagGAAACCAAATCCAAGAGAAGCAAATGATTCAGTGGGAACCAAAGATTGAGCACTAGGTTCAAAAAGCTTCTGCTCTTGCTCCAGAAGCTCATGCTGAGAAGCTGCACAAAATAAACAGATTACTGTAAATTTATGATAATACATTTGGATTATTCATGAATTCACAATATTGTTTGGAAATATAATCACAAATATGTGAGATGTCTTCTTAGCTCCATACCCTTCTTAAGTAGGTTCTAGAAAATACAATCACAAAAGTACAATTCACTAAGAAGAATGATAATAAGTTTGAACTAATTCCCCAAAAAATAATTCTCACAGCGACCTCCCTAATCATACCACTATCGTAATAAGGGAAGGAAAAAGATCACTGGATTTATACTGTATGTGCCAAAATCAAGTAAACAAGAGCAATCAAGATCATAAGATAACACACATAACAACTTCTCATTAAACTAAAATGATCATCTACCAATGCCTATTcactatcatatatatatatatatatatatatatatatatatatatatatatatatatataagtactATAATTAATTCACataataaatttatcaataGTTGATTAGCAAGGAGCCAAGGATTCAAATGCAGAGAGATGATATCTTTGGTTACTCAACAAACATTAAAGGGTATGGAGCTAACCATCTGCCAGTTGAACCTGCGATCGCGGATCTTTCACCCACTCGAAACACTAAGCAAGTCTCCATCCTGTAGACTTCATCAAGAAGGCTGCAACAATAGCTGTTGAGCTAACAAATTTTAGAAAGAAGTACTAGGGGAAAGGCTGATTTGCAatatacaaa
This genomic interval carries:
- the LOC133921491 gene encoding uncharacterized protein LOC133921491; translation: MDGTSKEPLHKDYYKVLEVDYDASDDTIKLSYRRLALMWHPDKHKGDNDVTAKFQEINEAYKVLSDPAKRLEYDLSGCYEINQYTLREYLTRFKGMILTCNGLGIDHPSKWARHLRELKPH